The Planococcus versutus genome contains a region encoding:
- a CDS encoding AAA family ATPase: MRPLKLKMTAFGPYKNTEEIDFADLQGNQLFVISGSTGSGKTTIFDGICFALYGAASGSDRSESRILRSDFADDKTHTAVEMEFEIHGKKYRVLRQMSHVKKGNKSPTGERYEFFELTAEGEKPAVERQIVSEINRRIEEIVGLTQNQFSQIVMLPQGEFRKLLTSETDNKEEILRKIFKTEPYKLISERLKQKKDEAEKSVVREQQNLSIYIQRISDSLPSRDSELFEVLSREHRNINQVLKGLETEIFYYKEKINEDDEKYEKAYQLHKDKLNAYHEAKKWNDRFSELHTKQKQLQQLEQRQSEYAEKEKALQAAERASYIASIETTFDELRKDEIEKSNELERAILQQEKAEQAKISAEKMFQAQEQLQDDREQLSEKLVYLKKLLPVIQELSDKENNVINLKKTVNYSETQFKKTEKALGIQKNEKQQLDENIAVLQDVLDSSEETQQKLSIATEKHRVLCDYVLVEQQVQQQRAIEKENKVKFEEMATSYHQLEAQWFANQAYVLAGQLHDGKACPVCGSIEHPGADLTNIENVVTKEQVESTKFSFDRVDGEFRNASAKLRTLQEQLENKTSELAKHELQVNRAEEDVTLFEQTKKQLIEKVRQQQAHKLELRKWQEQLTSCVKKVEEVEKSKEEASKQLQQHSSAFQTAKAVFENELAAVPEELRELAVLQEQLQQASAQKKKLEQNWKNAQEQFQQSKEQSIRAGVSVQHAQDTAKEIEQKRKKAQLQFTAALAQSSFDSEQAYQQAKMTEAVFVSLKKEMIEFNQMRHTLTQQVYELEEILREQSVKDLSQSEEELAKLKAIYETAFSERTRSHDYEKIGNKLSQSIQGVVESALEAEEKFNQIADLHNMIRGQNELKISFERYLQIEYLEQIILSANERLKNLSNGQFYLIRSDRQESRGKQSGLGLDVYDAYTGQTRDVKTMSGGEKFNASLCLALGMADVIQSFQGNVSIDTMFIDEGFGSLDEESLNKSIETLIDLQKSGRMIGVISHVQELKAAIPAILQVEKSKEGYSRTKFLIK, translated from the coding sequence ATGAGACCCTTAAAACTAAAAATGACTGCATTTGGTCCTTATAAAAATACGGAAGAAATTGATTTTGCCGATTTACAAGGAAACCAGTTGTTCGTTATTTCTGGAAGTACGGGCTCTGGAAAGACGACCATTTTTGATGGTATTTGTTTTGCTTTGTATGGTGCTGCTAGTGGTTCTGATCGCAGCGAGTCACGAATTTTGAGAAGTGATTTTGCAGATGACAAAACCCATACTGCTGTTGAAATGGAGTTTGAAATTCACGGAAAAAAATACCGTGTACTACGCCAAATGAGTCATGTGAAAAAAGGCAATAAAAGTCCGACTGGAGAGCGTTATGAATTTTTCGAGTTAACAGCAGAAGGTGAAAAGCCGGCTGTTGAACGTCAAATTGTTTCGGAAATCAATCGACGTATCGAAGAAATTGTCGGATTGACGCAAAATCAATTTAGTCAGATTGTCATGCTACCACAAGGTGAATTTCGAAAACTGCTGACATCGGAAACAGACAATAAAGAAGAAATTCTTCGGAAAATATTCAAAACAGAGCCTTACAAATTGATTAGCGAACGACTTAAACAAAAAAAAGATGAAGCTGAAAAAAGTGTAGTGCGAGAGCAGCAAAATCTCTCTATTTACATTCAGCGCATAAGTGATTCCTTGCCAAGTCGAGACTCCGAACTTTTTGAAGTGCTAAGTCGAGAGCACAGGAACATCAACCAAGTTCTGAAAGGATTAGAAACAGAAATTTTCTATTATAAAGAAAAAATTAATGAAGATGATGAAAAATATGAAAAAGCATATCAACTTCATAAAGATAAGTTGAATGCTTATCACGAAGCGAAAAAATGGAATGATCGGTTTAGCGAACTTCATACAAAACAAAAGCAATTGCAACAGTTAGAACAACGTCAGTCTGAATACGCAGAAAAAGAAAAGGCTTTGCAAGCAGCAGAACGCGCTAGCTATATTGCTAGTATCGAAACCACGTTTGACGAATTGCGCAAAGATGAAATTGAGAAAAGTAACGAGCTAGAACGAGCAATACTTCAGCAAGAAAAAGCAGAACAAGCGAAAATTTCTGCTGAAAAAATGTTTCAAGCGCAAGAACAACTTCAAGATGATCGCGAGCAACTGAGTGAGAAGCTCGTTTATTTAAAAAAATTATTGCCGGTTATTCAAGAACTCAGTGACAAAGAAAACAATGTCATAAACTTGAAAAAAACTGTAAATTATTCAGAAACGCAATTTAAAAAAACAGAAAAAGCACTTGGCATACAGAAAAACGAAAAACAGCAATTAGATGAAAACATAGCCGTATTACAAGATGTTTTAGACTCGTCTGAAGAAACGCAACAAAAACTGTCAATTGCTACTGAAAAACATCGAGTACTTTGTGACTATGTTTTAGTAGAACAGCAAGTACAACAGCAACGAGCAATAGAAAAAGAAAACAAAGTAAAATTTGAAGAAATGGCCACATCCTATCATCAACTAGAAGCGCAATGGTTTGCTAACCAAGCGTATGTTCTTGCCGGGCAATTGCATGACGGAAAAGCATGTCCTGTTTGTGGAAGTATTGAACATCCTGGAGCAGATTTGACGAATATAGAAAATGTAGTAACGAAAGAACAAGTAGAATCGACGAAATTTAGTTTTGATCGAGTGGATGGAGAATTTCGCAATGCATCAGCTAAATTACGTACGTTGCAAGAACAATTGGAAAACAAAACCAGTGAATTAGCAAAGCATGAACTACAAGTCAATCGAGCAGAAGAAGATGTGACTTTGTTTGAGCAAACAAAAAAACAATTAATTGAAAAAGTAAGACAACAGCAAGCACATAAACTCGAATTGCGGAAATGGCAAGAGCAATTGACTAGCTGTGTAAAAAAAGTGGAGGAAGTAGAAAAAAGTAAAGAAGAGGCTTCAAAACAACTACAACAGCATAGTTCCGCTTTCCAAACTGCAAAGGCAGTTTTTGAAAACGAATTAGCTGCTGTTCCAGAAGAGCTTCGAGAGTTAGCCGTTTTACAAGAGCAGTTGCAACAAGCATCTGCTCAAAAGAAAAAACTTGAGCAAAACTGGAAAAATGCGCAAGAACAATTCCAACAGTCCAAAGAACAATCAATCCGTGCAGGAGTTTCTGTTCAACATGCTCAAGATACTGCCAAAGAAATAGAGCAAAAGAGAAAAAAAGCGCAACTGCAATTTACTGCAGCTTTAGCTCAATCATCATTTGACTCAGAACAAGCGTATCAACAAGCGAAAATGACAGAAGCGGTATTTGTGTCGTTGAAAAAAGAAATGATAGAATTCAACCAAATGCGTCATACCTTAACGCAACAAGTCTATGAATTAGAAGAGATACTTAGAGAGCAATCCGTAAAAGATTTAAGCCAATCAGAAGAAGAACTTGCTAAATTGAAAGCAATTTACGAAACAGCTTTTTCAGAACGAACTCGTTCACATGATTACGAAAAAATAGGGAATAAATTGAGTCAAAGTATTCAAGGAGTAGTTGAAAGCGCACTGGAAGCTGAAGAAAAATTCAACCAAATTGCTGATTTGCATAATATGATTCGAGGACAAAATGAGTTAAAAATTTCATTTGAACGCTATTTACAAATCGAGTATCTTGAACAAATCATTTTATCTGCCAATGAACGACTGAAAAATTTATCGAACGGACAATTTTATTTGATTCGCAGTGATCGACAAGAATCACGAGGCAAACAAAGTGGATTGGGTCTAGACGTTTACGATGCTTACACGGGACAGACGCGTGATGTGAAAACCATGTCGGGTGGGGAAAAATTCAACGCCTCATTATGTTTAGCACTTGGAATGGCGGACGTCATTCAAAGTTTCCAAGGCAATGTCTCAATTGATACAATGTTTATTGACGAAGGATTTGGTTCGCTCGATGAAGAGTCGCTCAATAAATCAATTGAAACTTTGATTGATCTGCAAAAATCAGGGCGAATGATTGGCGTCATCTCACATGTACAAGAACTAAAAGCTGCGATTCCTGCCATATTACAAGTTGAAAAATCCAAAGAAGGATATAGCCGTACAAAGTTTTTGATCAAATAA
- a CDS encoding acetyl-CoA hydrolase/transferase family protein yields MSKKLTPQEVIDLIDIKADIIIPIANGEPIKLLDILEEHAAQLDGVRIHQMLALHSRSYIQGEIAQLKHVSYFLSGATRKVYQQAKMELIPNNFHEVPRLLQKTTKMSMILTVASSMDEHGYFTLGTQADYIAEFIGKVPFILEVNENMPRTFGQNQIHVSQISGYVEHHAALTEEKVPGVNDKDLLIASNIIQDIQDGDTLQIGIGSVPNAVISMLKDHRHLGIHTEMLPDGVADLVAAGAVDGTRKFTNPGKIVATFAFGSKNLYNFINNNPAVEFLPVSVVNDPREIAKEKNIVSINSTTEVDVFGQCASETVGGKYYSSSGGQVDFARGVRFAENGKGYICMPSTAKDDTLSRIKLQLAPGSIVTTGKNDVDNIVTEYGVARLHGVSISERAKRLAAIAHPKFRDELLFDAKKQGLLI; encoded by the coding sequence ATGAGTAAGAAATTAACGCCACAAGAAGTTATTGATTTAATCGATATAAAAGCAGATATTATTATTCCAATTGCCAATGGCGAACCTATCAAACTACTGGATATATTAGAAGAGCATGCAGCGCAATTAGATGGAGTGAGAATTCATCAAATGCTTGCATTGCACTCACGTTCATATATTCAAGGCGAAATTGCTCAATTAAAACACGTCTCGTATTTTTTAAGTGGTGCGACACGCAAAGTATATCAACAAGCAAAGATGGAGCTCATTCCGAACAATTTCCACGAAGTGCCACGCTTGCTTCAAAAAACGACGAAGATGTCGATGATTTTGACAGTGGCATCATCGATGGATGAACATGGGTATTTCACTTTAGGAACACAAGCTGACTATATTGCTGAATTTATAGGGAAAGTTCCGTTTATTCTAGAAGTAAATGAAAACATGCCACGGACATTTGGCCAGAATCAAATTCATGTTAGCCAAATTTCAGGGTACGTAGAACATCATGCTGCTCTTACAGAAGAAAAAGTCCCAGGAGTTAACGATAAAGATTTATTGATCGCCTCTAACATTATTCAAGATATTCAAGATGGTGATACATTGCAAATTGGAATTGGCTCAGTACCAAATGCCGTAATAAGCATGCTAAAAGATCACCGTCATTTAGGGATTCACACAGAAATGTTGCCAGATGGAGTAGCGGATCTAGTAGCTGCAGGTGCCGTAGATGGCACGCGAAAATTCACAAACCCAGGAAAAATCGTTGCAACTTTCGCTTTTGGCTCTAAAAATCTATACAATTTTATTAACAACAATCCAGCAGTTGAATTTTTACCGGTTAGCGTTGTGAACGATCCGCGAGAAATTGCAAAAGAAAAAAACATTGTATCCATCAACTCCACGACAGAAGTAGATGTATTTGGTCAATGTGCATCGGAAACTGTAGGAGGCAAATATTATTCATCTAGCGGTGGACAAGTTGATTTTGCACGAGGTGTACGATTTGCCGAAAATGGCAAAGGCTATATTTGCATGCCGTCTACTGCCAAAGACGACACATTATCACGTATCAAACTACAGCTTGCTCCAGGTTCGATTGTAACAACTGGTAAAAATGACGTAGACAATATTGTTACAGAATACGGAGTAGCTCGTTTACACGGCGTTTCTATTTCAGAAAGAGCAAAGCGCTTAGCTGCAATTGCACATCCAAAATTCCGTGACGAATTATTGTTTGATGCTAAAAAACAAGGCTTGTTAATTTAA
- a CDS encoding MarR family winged helix-turn-helix transcriptional regulator gives MKKLLFHEVHQKSRLSIKEVNEALKAFGLYSSQWSILFCLKQFGSMTQKEIWQYLSVEAPTITRTIARLEDSGWICRQEGKDKRQRIVYLSHFAEQKMPEIEYKIQQVERALVSGLTDTEQEQLLVLLKKITATKFTVEDGMNG, from the coding sequence ATGAAAAAATTATTGTTCCACGAAGTCCATCAAAAATCTCGTTTATCTATTAAAGAAGTAAACGAAGCGTTAAAAGCCTTTGGGTTATATAGTTCGCAATGGTCGATACTTTTTTGTTTAAAGCAGTTTGGTTCAATGACACAAAAAGAGATTTGGCAATATTTGAGTGTTGAAGCACCAACTATTACAAGAACAATTGCTCGTCTAGAAGACAGTGGATGGATTTGTCGGCAAGAAGGCAAAGACAAACGACAACGAATAGTGTATCTGTCGCATTTTGCAGAACAAAAGATGCCTGAAATCGAATACAAAATTCAACAAGTAGAAAGAGCCTTAGTTTCAGGTCTGACAGATACAGAACAAGAGCAGTTGCTCGTTTTGTTGAAAAAAATAACAGCAACAAAATTTACAGTAGAGGATGGAATGAATGGCTGA
- a CDS encoding MFS transporter, producing MAEKRPIWTRSFITISISTFFIFVVFYALLTYTPLYVINDLGGTATDGGLAVTVFLLSAIVMRFFAGMILEKFGKKRILMISLFWFAVSTILYIFVGSFAVLLMLRFFHGIWFSLLTTVAGAIAADIIPPERRGEGLGYYGIAMNLAVVVGPFIALSLQQYVSAQTIFIILAIIMVIGFFCALVVKVDETQFTKQEKHKLSISDFLEKKTVPIATVGFLISFAYASIITFISIYAESLGLIKAASFFFVVYAIAMLVVRPISGRLFDTIGPKVVIIPSIIIFGIGLISLSFTESSWMLLLSGALVGLGYGTLLPSFQSLAIQAADKHRSGYATGTFFAFYDSGIAVGSVLLGLIAGIAGYSNLYLMLGIFVILTVFYYMWIASKQQKQAN from the coding sequence ATGGCTGAAAAAAGACCCATTTGGACAAGAAGCTTTATTACTATATCAATAAGTACATTTTTTATATTTGTTGTTTTTTATGCGTTGCTCACGTATACACCGCTGTATGTAATAAACGATTTAGGTGGCACAGCAACAGATGGAGGACTAGCGGTAACTGTATTCTTGCTGTCTGCGATCGTTATGCGTTTTTTTGCAGGAATGATTTTAGAGAAATTCGGAAAGAAAAGAATTTTAATGATTTCTCTTTTCTGGTTTGCGGTTAGTACCATACTGTATATATTTGTTGGCAGTTTTGCTGTGCTGCTAATGCTGCGTTTTTTCCACGGCATTTGGTTTAGCTTGTTGACCACAGTAGCAGGAGCCATTGCTGCAGATATTATTCCGCCAGAACGGCGTGGTGAAGGCTTAGGGTATTATGGCATCGCGATGAATCTTGCCGTTGTGGTCGGCCCTTTTATTGCGTTGAGTTTGCAGCAGTATGTATCAGCGCAAACAATTTTTATCATTTTAGCAATAATTATGGTGATCGGATTCTTTTGTGCGTTAGTCGTTAAAGTGGATGAAACGCAATTTACGAAACAAGAAAAGCATAAATTGTCGATAAGTGATTTTTTAGAGAAAAAAACGGTACCTATTGCAACAGTTGGGTTTTTAATTTCGTTTGCATATGCAAGCATCATCACGTTCATTTCAATTTATGCCGAATCACTGGGATTGATCAAAGCTGCTAGTTTCTTCTTTGTCGTGTACGCTATTGCGATGTTAGTCGTTCGTCCAATATCTGGCAGGTTGTTTGATACCATTGGTCCAAAAGTTGTCATTATTCCTTCGATCATTATCTTTGGAATAGGACTGATTTCATTAAGCTTTACAGAATCTTCTTGGATGTTGTTACTGTCAGGAGCGCTCGTTGGTCTTGGATATGGGACGTTGCTTCCAAGTTTCCAAAGTTTAGCTATACAAGCTGCAGATAAACACCGTAGCGGATACGCCACAGGAACTTTTTTCGCTTTTTATGATAGCGGAATCGCAGTTGGATCTGTATTGCTCGGGTTAATCGCAGGGATCGCGGGGTATTCAAATCTCTACCTAATGCTTGGTATATTCGTTATCCTCACGGTTTTTTATTATATGTGGATTGCATCCAAACAACAAAAGCAGGCAAATTAA
- a CDS encoding 2-keto-4-pentenoate hydratase, producing the protein MKQLDTSQIKMMTILYEAYKKRQPISKEEIPVSLEKSQAYSIQHAVTAKKIQDGEQLEGYKISLTSKETQDLFKSKTPLYGALTTPALSDGQIQLDSMSSPLIEMELIFIAKEELSINDDVHQLLEKTLVAPGIEVPDSRFEDWFPKITLEQVIADSAVAGKIVIGVPKDHIRYEQLEKLPGKLTLDGTEIAANDSSEVLDHPVNAVKWIVEELASHGLSIEKGMAISSGTFILPKTLEKGIYEASYGEIGSVTLTVH; encoded by the coding sequence ATGAAACAATTAGATACATCTCAAATAAAAATGATGACGATTTTATACGAGGCTTATAAAAAAAGACAGCCTATTTCGAAAGAAGAAATACCTGTTTCTTTAGAAAAATCTCAAGCTTACTCAATTCAACACGCTGTTACTGCAAAGAAAATACAGGATGGAGAACAATTGGAAGGCTATAAAATTAGCTTAACGAGTAAAGAAACACAAGATCTTTTCAAATCAAAAACTCCTTTATATGGCGCTCTTACTACTCCAGCTTTATCAGATGGGCAGATTCAATTAGACTCTATGTCTTCTCCATTAATTGAAATGGAATTGATTTTTATTGCGAAAGAAGAGTTGTCCATTAACGATGATGTTCATCAACTTCTGGAAAAAACGCTGGTAGCTCCAGGCATCGAAGTACCAGATTCGCGTTTTGAAGATTGGTTCCCGAAAATCACTTTAGAGCAAGTGATTGCTGATAGTGCTGTCGCTGGAAAAATTGTGATAGGCGTACCGAAAGATCATATTCGTTACGAACAATTGGAAAAGTTGCCTGGGAAATTAACATTAGACGGTACAGAAATTGCTGCCAACGATTCTTCCGAAGTGTTAGATCATCCGGTCAACGCCGTTAAATGGATAGTCGAAGAGCTAGCTAGCCACGGACTATCGATCGAAAAAGGCATGGCCATTTCTTCAGGTACATTTATTTTGCCGAAAACTTTAGAAAAAGGCATTTATGAAGCGAGCTATGGCGAGATCGGCTCTGTTACTTTAACAGTCCATTAA
- the trhA gene encoding PAQR family membrane homeostasis protein TrhA codes for MTTYIREPFNALSHLAGAILSLLALLAMVIKTAYANEPALHVAAVSIFGISLILLYTASTIYHSAISQPPIIAFLRKLDHSMIFGLIAGSYAPFCLIALGGTLGWTLFSLVAVLGLSGIFFKMVWFHSPRWLSTAIYITMGWIIIFAVVPLADSLSLTGLLLLVAGGVSYTVGGVIYGIKPNFLSSKYLGFHEIFHLFILFGSLCHFLSVYFYVL; via the coding sequence ATGACAACATACATTCGTGAACCATTTAATGCTTTATCCCATTTAGCAGGTGCTATTTTATCTCTACTAGCCTTGTTAGCTATGGTCATTAAAACAGCATACGCTAATGAACCTGCTTTGCATGTAGCCGCCGTTTCTATTTTTGGTATTAGCTTGATCTTGTTGTATACCGCCTCTACCATTTACCATTCAGCTATTTCTCAGCCGCCTATTATTGCCTTTTTGCGAAAACTCGATCACTCGATGATTTTCGGGTTAATCGCAGGCTCTTACGCACCATTTTGTTTGATTGCACTCGGTGGAACGCTTGGTTGGACCTTGTTTTCTCTCGTAGCAGTTCTCGGACTAAGTGGCATCTTCTTTAAAATGGTCTGGTTTCATTCTCCGAGATGGTTATCTACAGCCATTTACATCACAATGGGCTGGATTATCATTTTCGCAGTCGTGCCTTTAGCAGATAGCCTTTCTTTAACAGGTCTGCTTTTACTTGTTGCAGGTGGCGTTTCTTATACCGTTGGTGGTGTCATTTACGGAATAAAACCCAATTTTCTGTCGTCTAAATACTTAGGCTTTCATGAAATTTTTCACCTTTTCATTCTTTTCGGAAGTCTTTGTCACTTCTTATCTGTTTATTTTTATGTATTGTAA
- a CDS encoding DUF1836 domain-containing protein: MEKANELIGEMAFHNQVLPEDIPKIDLYIDQVIQLFETSFADSKRHPDEKILTKTMINNYAKGKLFYPIQNKKYSRNHIMLISLIYQMKSALSINDVKRVLDGINEKAEQKEIDLEQFYESYLVLQQTNAGSFTTELKRQTQQAADQVEQVEDSTELARVLLIASLVHTSNLYRRVAEKLVDEMMKKGEEA, from the coding sequence ATGGAAAAAGCAAATGAGCTTATTGGAGAAATGGCTTTTCATAATCAAGTTTTACCAGAAGACATTCCGAAAATCGACTTATATATCGACCAAGTAATTCAATTGTTTGAAACTAGTTTCGCTGATTCAAAACGACATCCAGATGAAAAAATTCTGACTAAAACCATGATCAATAATTATGCGAAAGGAAAATTGTTTTATCCAATTCAAAACAAGAAGTACAGTCGTAATCACATTATGTTGATCAGTTTGATTTATCAGATGAAAAGCGCGTTATCGATTAATGATGTAAAGCGAGTATTAGACGGCATTAACGAAAAAGCAGAGCAAAAAGAAATCGACTTAGAGCAGTTTTACGAAAGTTACTTAGTTCTTCAACAAACCAATGCCGGAAGCTTTACAACCGAACTAAAACGTCAAACACAACAAGCAGCAGACCAAGTAGAACAAGTTGAAGATTCCACGGAATTAGCACGTGTACTGCTAATTGCCTCACTCGTTCATACGAGCAATTTATACCGAAGAGTTGCTGAAAAATTAGTAGATGAGATGATGAAGAAAGGCGAGGAGGCATAA
- a CDS encoding YaiI/YqxD family protein, with the protein MVTILIDADGCPVVAQTIELAKAYQLQVVLICDTSHEMHREGAETITVSKGADAVDFVLVNRVKKDDIVVTQDYGLAAMVLAKRGIPLDQNGRVYSDENIEQLLHGRHVAKKIRQSGGRMKGPKKRRAEDNESFQAALTELLKQVSEKKEMPDT; encoded by the coding sequence ATGGTCACAATTTTAATTGATGCAGATGGCTGTCCAGTTGTAGCGCAAACGATTGAATTAGCGAAAGCCTATCAACTGCAAGTCGTTTTGATTTGTGATACGTCTCATGAAATGCACAGAGAAGGCGCAGAAACCATCACTGTTTCTAAAGGCGCGGATGCTGTCGATTTTGTGCTAGTTAATCGAGTGAAAAAAGACGATATTGTTGTTACGCAAGATTATGGACTTGCCGCCATGGTCCTTGCCAAAAGAGGAATTCCTCTTGATCAAAACGGGCGCGTTTATTCAGATGAAAACATAGAGCAATTGCTTCATGGTCGTCATGTAGCCAAAAAAATAAGACAAAGTGGAGGACGCATGAAAGGTCCTAAAAAACGACGAGCTGAAGACAATGAAAGTTTCCAAGCCGCTTTAACTGAATTGTTAAAACAGGTGAGTGAAAAAAAAGAAATGCCTGATACATAA
- a CDS encoding S-layer homology domain-containing protein, translating to MKTIVSLIAAAILMFSAFLTPAKAIVLFDDVYADHPFAFEIAYLYEEGIINGYPDGTFRPDNPVTRAHAVAMIGRALNLDDTARSTGFRDVPAKYPFSGYIASAVEKEIIIGFPNNYFRPEWTVTRAQTVTMLDRAFYFPEAKDNTFKDMRKKHFAFDAVSRLAEFGVVRGYPGNTFRPDIPVTRAQFAAFLARALEPAFIPEKQKLLSTANKILAELQAEDFADVATYVGSSDGLTFCPYSGGCEGVTFSKAQLTSFMSSPDSYMWGYQDGSGFEINLTPAEYYDDYLMNATYTKKERYGRTSQPMTQEFIHQLYPDAMIVEYYYPGTEQYSQMDWQSLNMVFEKNSSGNWVLIAIINDRWTI from the coding sequence ATGAAGACTATTGTGTCTTTAATTGCAGCTGCCATCCTGATGTTCAGTGCGTTTTTAACTCCCGCCAAAGCGATTGTTTTGTTTGACGACGTGTATGCAGATCACCCGTTTGCTTTTGAAATTGCTTACTTGTATGAAGAAGGAATCATCAACGGCTATCCCGATGGCACCTTCCGACCAGATAATCCTGTTACGCGTGCCCATGCTGTAGCCATGATTGGAAGAGCGTTGAATTTAGACGATACCGCTCGCTCTACAGGCTTTAGAGATGTTCCCGCGAAGTATCCGTTTTCAGGTTATATTGCTTCAGCTGTCGAAAAGGAAATCATTATCGGTTTCCCCAACAATTATTTCCGTCCAGAATGGACTGTCACTCGCGCTCAAACGGTTACCATGCTTGATAGAGCTTTCTATTTTCCTGAAGCAAAAGACAATACATTTAAAGATATGAGAAAAAAACACTTTGCTTTTGATGCCGTATCTAGACTTGCGGAATTTGGCGTTGTACGCGGTTATCCAGGAAATACATTCCGTCCTGATATTCCGGTAACACGTGCTCAATTTGCTGCATTTTTAGCACGCGCTCTCGAGCCTGCTTTTATTCCTGAAAAGCAGAAATTACTTTCAACCGCTAATAAAATTTTGGCAGAACTACAAGCCGAAGATTTTGCTGACGTCGCAACTTATGTTGGCTCGTCAGATGGATTGACTTTCTGTCCATACAGCGGGGGGTGTGAAGGTGTCACATTCAGCAAAGCACAACTTACCAGCTTTATGAGCAGCCCAGATAGTTATATGTGGGGCTATCAAGACGGTAGTGGCTTTGAAATCAATTTGACACCAGCCGAGTATTATGATGACTACTTGATGAATGCAACGTACACTAAAAAAGAACGCTACGGACGGACAAGTCAGCCGATGACACAAGAGTTTATTCATCAGCTATATCCGGATGCTATGATCGTCGAATACTATTATCCAGGCACCGAACAATACAGCCAGATGGATTGGCAAAGTCTTAACATGGTATTCGAGAAAAACAGTAGCGGGAACTGGGTGTTAATCGCGATTATTAATGATCGTTGGACCATTTAA
- a CDS encoding transporter substrate-binding domain-containing protein, whose protein sequence is MKKWSLLALLIALLLVIAACGSDESEEDPTNEDGGSDTKTYKVGIDTTYPPFEFEVDGEYTGIDIDLIKAIAKSQDFEIEFSPMDFGGIIPALQADQLDIAIAGMSITDDRKKVVDFSDPYFEAGLSLVVAADNSEITSLEDLEGKTVAVKSGTTGAQFARDNEAEYGYTVAQFEDSPSMFQEVSNGNAAVLLEDYPVIAYAIAESGLDLKTAGERLTGDEYGIAVLKGENDEVLKQINAGLQELRDSGEYDEILAKYIAE, encoded by the coding sequence ATGAAGAAGTGGAGTCTTTTAGCATTACTTATAGCACTACTACTTGTAATTGCTGCTTGCGGATCTGATGAAAGTGAAGAAGATCCGACAAATGAAGATGGCGGGAGTGATACAAAAACATACAAAGTAGGAATTGATACGACATATCCACCTTTTGAGTTTGAAGTAGATGGCGAATACACCGGAATCGACATTGACTTGATTAAAGCAATTGCAAAAAGCCAAGACTTTGAAATCGAATTCAGTCCAATGGATTTTGGTGGGATTATTCCGGCATTACAAGCAGATCAACTGGATATTGCCATTGCTGGTATGAGTATTACAGATGACCGTAAAAAAGTAGTGGATTTTTCTGATCCATATTTTGAAGCAGGATTGTCACTCGTTGTTGCAGCAGATAACAGTGAAATCACTTCTTTAGAAGATCTTGAAGGAAAAACGGTAGCTGTGAAGAGTGGAACGACAGGTGCACAGTTTGCGCGTGATAACGAAGCAGAATATGGTTACACGGTGGCGCAATTTGAAGATAGCCCATCCATGTTCCAAGAAGTATCGAACGGAAATGCAGCGGTGTTGCTAGAAGATTATCCGGTTATTGCGTATGCAATTGCTGAAAGTGGACTGGATTTGAAAACTGCAGGAGAACGTTTAACTGGAGATGAATATGGAATTGCTGTACTAAAAGGTGAAAACGACGAAGTGTTAAAGCAAATCAATGCGGGTTTACAAGAATTACGTGATAGTGGAGAATACGATGAAATTTTAGCGAAGTATATCGCAGAATAA